Proteins from a single region of Aureibacter tunicatorum:
- a CDS encoding peroxiredoxin-like family protein, whose amino-acid sequence MGVRNFLRTLIVLVGVMAFVDVNSQDISPVGLKVGDKAPEVKGINQFGENINLKDKLKDGKVVVLFYRGSWCPYCKKQLSDLQDSLNLISAKGAEIIAVTPERKEGIKKVQSKLDAGFNILHDKDLEIMKAYDVDFKLPEKIKKKYLGYGINLNSINGDNGENLPIPAVYVIGQNGNIEYRYFDEDYTKRLSVSELLEKL is encoded by the coding sequence ATGGGAGTAAGAAATTTTTTAAGAACATTGATTGTATTGGTGGGAGTAATGGCTTTCGTAGACGTAAATTCACAGGACATCAGTCCTGTTGGGTTGAAAGTAGGAGATAAGGCTCCGGAAGTAAAGGGAATAAATCAGTTCGGTGAAAATATAAACTTGAAAGATAAATTAAAAGATGGGAAAGTTGTTGTTCTTTTTTACAGAGGGTCTTGGTGTCCATATTGCAAGAAACAACTCTCTGATCTACAAGATTCTTTGAATCTAATTTCAGCGAAAGGAGCGGAAATTATAGCTGTTACTCCTGAAAGAAAAGAAGGAATAAAGAAGGTGCAAAGCAAACTGGATGCAGGTTTCAATATTCTTCATGACAAGGACTTGGAAATCATGAAAGCTTATGATGTGGATTTTAAGCTGCCGGAAAAGATAAAGAAAAAATACTTGGGCTATGGTATTAATTTAAATTCTATCAATGGCGATAATGGAGAGAATTTGCCAATACCTGCTGTTTATGTTATTGGTCAAAATGGCAATATCGAGTATAGATATTTTGACGAAGATTATACAAAGCGTTTAAGTGTGAGCGAGCTTTTAGAAAAGTTATAA
- the dnaG gene encoding DNA primase has product MSLSQLTIQEVKERVDIEDVISDFVPLKRKGNNLWACCPFHDEKTPSFSVAPNKGIYKCFGCGASGDSIKFVMDLEGLSYIESIKYLAKKYGIQITETQDTPEEVEHQHKRDSLMIVTNFANKRFQDNLRNDPSSRGIGYSYLRERGFSPETIDKFELGYASSKGDDIFAFGSQNGHTKELLVESGLVIQKDDRFYDRFRGRVTFPIHNLSGQPIAFGARILTNDKKQPKYLNSPESEIYHKSKVLYGIAQAKNTIRKEDNCYLVEGYTDVISMHQAGIENVVASSGTSLTKEQIKLIKRFSHNITVLYDGDAAGIKASLRGIDLILEQGLNVKIVRFPEGEDPDSYARKSGGFGFKDFLTSQAQDFIKFKISLLNQDAENDPVKKAEMIGDIVQTISQIPDAVKRTLYIKEASTLLEIDENILINEQNKVILNEKHKNLNRQQRQENAVSYQNIELPPLEGIAQPQQTEKLDKIVESLERESLKLLINFGFNKIEEEYHLYNYLLEELTEVEFKTPKFKQILEVFKGYLEKGIVADAKFIINNISDELKPIIIDMLSEKYELSNNWFERHQIYVPSTEDSLRSSVYVTIMRLKLRMISKMVKDSMEELKHIKEPSQLMEQLSVVKELKEAEKHFAKALGIVINS; this is encoded by the coding sequence GTGAGCCTAAGCCAACTAACAATACAAGAAGTCAAAGAGCGAGTAGACATTGAGGACGTAATATCCGACTTTGTCCCATTAAAGCGAAAAGGCAATAACTTATGGGCATGTTGTCCATTTCACGACGAAAAAACACCGTCATTCTCAGTAGCCCCAAACAAAGGCATTTATAAATGCTTCGGATGCGGAGCCTCCGGTGACTCTATCAAATTTGTCATGGATTTGGAAGGGTTGTCATACATTGAATCCATAAAGTATCTAGCAAAAAAATATGGTATTCAAATAACTGAGACCCAAGATACGCCTGAGGAAGTCGAACATCAGCATAAAAGAGATTCTTTGATGATTGTCACAAATTTCGCGAACAAGAGATTTCAAGACAACCTTCGAAATGATCCTTCTTCAAGGGGCATAGGCTATAGTTATCTTCGCGAAAGAGGCTTTTCTCCAGAAACTATCGACAAGTTTGAACTTGGCTACGCCTCATCCAAAGGGGATGATATTTTTGCATTTGGATCCCAAAATGGCCACACGAAAGAACTTTTGGTTGAATCAGGCTTAGTTATTCAAAAAGATGACCGATTTTATGACAGGTTTAGGGGAAGAGTGACTTTTCCTATTCACAATCTTTCTGGGCAACCCATAGCTTTTGGCGCCAGAATATTAACGAATGACAAGAAGCAACCAAAATACCTAAACTCACCTGAAAGCGAGATCTACCATAAGAGCAAAGTTCTTTATGGTATTGCCCAAGCCAAAAACACCATTCGTAAAGAAGACAATTGTTACCTTGTAGAAGGTTATACCGATGTCATCTCCATGCATCAGGCAGGCATTGAAAATGTCGTAGCTTCTTCAGGAACCTCTCTGACAAAAGAACAGATCAAGCTTATCAAGAGATTTTCTCACAATATCACAGTACTTTACGATGGAGATGCCGCGGGAATCAAAGCTTCACTGAGAGGTATTGACCTTATACTTGAGCAAGGACTAAATGTTAAAATTGTCAGATTTCCGGAAGGAGAAGATCCCGATAGTTATGCAAGAAAAAGCGGTGGATTTGGATTTAAAGACTTCTTGACCTCCCAAGCTCAAGATTTTATCAAATTCAAAATATCCCTACTCAACCAAGATGCTGAGAATGATCCTGTCAAAAAAGCTGAAATGATTGGCGATATCGTTCAGACTATTTCTCAGATACCGGACGCTGTAAAAAGAACACTTTATATCAAAGAAGCCAGTACTTTGCTGGAAATTGATGAGAACATTCTCATCAACGAGCAAAACAAGGTCATTCTAAATGAAAAGCATAAAAACCTAAATCGTCAACAAAGGCAAGAAAACGCTGTTTCTTACCAAAATATTGAGCTTCCTCCACTGGAAGGAATCGCGCAACCACAGCAAACTGAAAAATTAGACAAAATTGTCGAGTCTTTAGAAAGAGAAAGCTTGAAATTGTTGATCAATTTTGGATTCAATAAAATTGAAGAGGAATACCATCTCTATAATTATTTGCTTGAGGAACTTACAGAAGTAGAATTCAAAACACCAAAATTCAAACAAATCCTTGAGGTATTTAAAGGGTATTTGGAAAAAGGAATAGTTGCTGATGCCAAATTCATCATAAACAACATTTCTGATGAACTTAAACCTATCATTATAGACATGTTAAGTGAAAAATATGAACTTAGCAATAATTGGTTCGAACGACATCAAATTTATGTTCCCTCCACTGAAGATTCCCTTAGAAGCTCCGTTTATGTTACAATCATGAGATTGAAATTAAGGATGATCAGCAAAATGGTAAAAGACAGTATGGAAGAATTGAAACATATCAAAGAGCCTTCCCAACTTATG